The genome window ATCGCGAGCGGGTAAAAGAGAACGGTAACGCTCGCTGGAATAGCTCTACTGGTTGCACCTCCAAGCTATTGGACGGCGCACCCTACACAGACAAATAAGGACACAAGAATGTTGTGTCCCTACGTCTATTCGACTGCAACTTGCCACCCTACGACTGATTTAACAATTCAACCAAATCGATAGCCAAACCCGCGTACCGTAATGATATATTCCGGTTGACCCGGATCTATTTCCAACTTTTCGCGCAGCCAGCGGATGTGAACGTCAACTGTTTTGCTGTCTCCGATAAAATCTTGACCCCAAATTTTTTCCAGCAACTGATCCCGAGACCAAACTCGCCGGGGATTACTCATAAATAGTTCTAGTAAGCGAAACTGTTTAGGAGAAAATTTCACTTCCAGACCGCGAACCAACACGCGGCACTCTTCAGGATAAAGAGTTATACTTTTATATTGCAGCATCATCGGTTGTCGCAACTGACCGAGGCGCTGGCGCCGCATCAGCGCCCGACAGCGAGCGATAAACTCCCGCATTCCAAAAGGCTTGGTCAGATAATCATCCGATCCGGCTTCTAGGTAAAAAGCGCAATTGTTGGCACTTCCTCTAGCACCGATAATCAAAATAGGGACGGGATTTCCTTGATGCCGTAACATTCGACACAGATCCAAACCGTTAATTGAATCCATAATTAACAGGCTGAAGGCAAATTCACCGTGGTATGACGAAGAAGCCTGTACAGAAGGCAGAGCGTTGCGCCCGTCGCTAGTAACCACCACCTCGTAGCCCTGTTCTTTAAGGGCTAAAGCTAGCATTTCCCGCAACAGATCTTCACCTTCCAATAACAAGATACGGCCGGCTTGTCCAACAGCCAACCTTGAAGGACTTTCGCTTAATTCAGCAGAAGACATAAATATAAGTAGGAGTGATGTTTGTATGTGGCTAGCGGGAGGTGCCTTCTTCAGTAGCTGAGGCACTCTCGCGCTGCGATCGCTTGTACGATCGCCAGAAAGTTCGATCGCTTAGAATCTTTCGCCAGTCCATCCCACAGACACGCGCTCGACCTTTGCTACTTGCTCGTGTAAGGAATACAGCCGTAGAGCAGTTGCCGGAACCGCGCTGTCTGCCTGCGTCCAGGCCACAGAAGTCTGGTCATTTTTCGGGGTTGGTGTTAATTTCATAAAACATTGCCCGCTGTTAATTGACCACGTAACACCCAATCTAGAGGGATATGATTGTTATACTACTATTAAAAGGTTATTAAAAGGTAAAGTTTTGGCCCTCAACTGGTTAAATTATTAACGTTAAGTAATATAACGGTAAAGTTGCGATCGCACTGTAGAGCTTTGTTTAAGAATACAATAATAAATTGGTCCAAATTCCTTTTTCTTCCCGTGCCGGCTACGATCGACGATAGCAAGTAAAAATTCTGTAGACTGCCTATCATGTTGCTGCATTTGAGTACCTGGCCCGAGGTAGAAGCTTATCTCGATAGCTCCCGAGGCATAATTATCCCGATCGGCTCCACCGAACAGCACGGGCCCACCGGCTTGATCGGGACTGACGCCATTGCTGCCAAGGCGATCGCCTGCGGTGTCGGCGAAGCTGCCAATGCCTTAATCGGCCCGACAATTAATGTAGGGATGGCCTTGCACCACACCAGCTTTCCCGGCACAATCAGCCTGCGACCGCAGACCCTAATACTGGTAATCAGGGATTATATCACATCTTTGGCAAAAGCG of Oscillatoria nigro-viridis PCC 7112 contains these proteins:
- a CDS encoding winged helix-turn-helix domain-containing protein, producing the protein MSSAELSESPSRLAVGQAGRILLLEGEDLLREMLALALKEQGYEVVVTSDGRNALPSVQASSSYHGEFAFSLLIMDSINGLDLCRMLRHQGNPVPILIIGARGSANNCAFYLEAGSDDYLTKPFGMREFIARCRALMRRQRLGQLRQPMMLQYKSITLYPEECRVLVRGLEVKFSPKQFRLLELFMSNPRRVWSRDQLLEKIWGQDFIGDSKTVDVHIRWLREKLEIDPGQPEYIITVRGFGYRFG